In the bacterium genome, one interval contains:
- the accC gene encoding acetyl-CoA carboxylase biotin carboxylase subunit: MFSKILIANRGEIALRVIRACKELGIKTVAVYSESDINSLHVRFADEAICIGPPEAYKSYLNIPSIISAAEITDAEAIHPGYGFLSENHRFVEICETCKIKFIGPSLESIKQMGDKARAREIMESAGIPVIPGSGNAVDNDREASEIAHGIGFPVIIKAAGGGGGKGMRVVHTDASFLNAFMTAQAEAISSFDNPRLYIEKLVEQPRHIEFQILGDHYGNIIHLGERDCSTQRRYQKLIEESPSTGLTPKLREKMGEAAIKAARAVNYYSTGTIEFLLDKNGNFYFMEMNTRIQVEHPVTELVTGIDLIKEQIKVAAGERLSFSQDDILIRGHAIECRINAENPKSFTPCPGTISSFHLPGGPGVRVDTAAYLNCRITPYYDSLIAKLIAHGSNRQEAISRMHRALEEFIIEGIDTTIPFHIEMLKNKDFIDGNINTEILHRLDVG; the protein is encoded by the coding sequence ATGTTTTCAAAAATATTAATTGCTAACCGGGGAGAGATTGCACTGAGGGTTATCCGGGCATGCAAAGAGCTCGGTATTAAAACCGTAGCTGTCTATTCCGAAAGTGACATTAACTCTCTGCATGTTCGATTCGCTGACGAAGCTATCTGCATCGGCCCTCCGGAAGCATATAAGAGTTACTTGAATATTCCGTCTATTATCAGTGCCGCCGAAATTACTGATGCTGAAGCCATTCATCCGGGATATGGTTTCTTATCCGAAAATCATCGTTTTGTGGAAATCTGTGAAACCTGCAAAATCAAGTTTATCGGTCCCAGCCTTGAGAGTATCAAGCAGATGGGAGACAAGGCACGGGCCAGGGAGATTATGGAATCTGCCGGAATTCCCGTCATTCCCGGCAGCGGGAATGCGGTGGATAATGATCGAGAGGCCTCTGAAATCGCACATGGAATCGGGTTTCCGGTTATCATCAAAGCGGCTGGAGGAGGAGGAGGAAAAGGGATGCGGGTAGTCCATACCGATGCCAGTTTCCTGAACGCCTTTATGACTGCCCAGGCTGAGGCCATCAGCTCCTTCGACAATCCCAGACTCTATATAGAAAAGCTCGTCGAACAGCCCAGGCATATCGAATTTCAGATTCTCGGTGATCACTACGGTAACATTATTCACCTCGGAGAAAGAGACTGCTCCACTCAGCGGCGGTACCAAAAATTGATCGAAGAATCCCCTTCGACCGGCCTGACTCCCAAACTGCGGGAGAAAATGGGTGAAGCTGCCATCAAAGCTGCCAGGGCGGTTAACTATTACAGTACCGGCACGATCGAATTTCTTCTCGATAAAAATGGCAACTTCTATTTTATGGAGATGAATACCAGGATACAGGTCGAACACCCGGTCACTGAGCTGGTTACCGGAATCGACCTTATCAAGGAGCAGATCAAGGTGGCTGCCGGTGAGCGGTTATCCTTTTCCCAGGACGATATCCTGATACGGGGTCATGCTATCGAATGCCGGATCAATGCTGAAAATCCCAAATCATTTACCCCCTGCCCCGGTACGATCAGCAGTTTTCATTTACCGGGAGGGCCTGGGGTGAGAGTGGATACGGCAGCGTATCTCAATTGCAGGATTACTCCCTACTATGATTCTCTTATCGCCAAGCTCATCGCTCACGGCAGTAACCGGCAGGAGGCTATCAGCAGAATGCATCGTGCTCTGGAGGAATTTATTATCGAGGGGATTGATACTACTATCCCTTTTCATATCGAGATGTTGAAGAATAAGGATTTTATTGATGGAAATATCAATACCGAAATTTTGCATCGATTGGATGTTGGTTAA
- a CDS encoding PIN domain-containing protein has protein sequence MRFIDTNLFLRYFTRDDEDKAQKVLNLLKRVEKNGEKIITSSLVIFEVIFTLESFYKIPREEIKELMTPILGLRGLKLSDKEIYRQALDIYTQKKVSFADAFNAAFAMRKGIKEIYSYDKDFDKLEGIARTIPS, from the coding sequence ATGCGGTTTATAGACACAAATCTGTTTTTACGGTACTTTACCCGGGACGATGAGGACAAAGCCCAAAAGGTCTTAAACCTTTTAAAAAGGGTAGAGAAAAACGGAGAGAAGATAATCACCTCTTCTTTGGTTATATTTGAGGTGATTTTTACCCTGGAGAGTTTTTACAAGATTCCAAGGGAAGAAATAAAAGAGCTTATGACTCCTATTCTTGGCTTGAGAGGACTTAAGCTTTCAGATAAGGAAATATACCGCCAGGCTCTCGATATTTACACCCAAAAGAAAGTCTCTTTTGCTGATGCCTTCAATGCCGCATTTGCCATGAGGAAGGGGATCAAAGAAATTTATAGCTATGACAAAGACTTTGACAAACTGGAAGGCATAGCAAGAACAATCCCCTCCTGA
- a CDS encoding tetratricopeptide repeat protein produces the protein MLVKDRATLAGRTTVGAIGFNTVKSNDLKSLKRKIHHYPYVRYFLPLANAYRNNNNLDKCIEVLRQGLSLYPQYWAARVALGRALLEKGDFDQALAELEMAVDHVPENLLLHRLMALIYFSRREFEKAARYCRLVLFVIPHDQECLSIMEEISRFQSRGAKEKPLSSEGKNLIPSLEEKEIITPAIAELYLSQGFREKAIEIYQKLLTGQPDREEWRERIRSIQGETGTQAPLQKAENPQERNGRIVQQLETWLKNIEEFTTN, from the coding sequence ATGCTGGTCAAAGACCGCGCAACTTTGGCCGGGCGGACTACTGTGGGGGCTATAGGGTTTAATACAGTGAAAAGTAACGACTTGAAATCACTGAAGCGAAAAATTCACCATTATCCTTATGTGAGATATTTTTTGCCATTGGCGAATGCCTACAGGAATAATAATAATCTCGATAAGTGCATAGAAGTGCTGCGTCAGGGTCTATCGCTCTATCCGCAATACTGGGCTGCCCGTGTAGCTCTGGGGCGGGCTCTTCTTGAGAAGGGAGACTTTGATCAGGCCCTTGCGGAACTGGAAATGGCGGTTGACCATGTCCCGGAAAACCTCCTCCTCCACAGGTTAATGGCCTTAATTTATTTTAGCCGGAGAGAGTTTGAGAAGGCTGCCCGATACTGTCGGCTGGTGTTGTTTGTCATTCCTCATGATCAGGAATGCTTGAGCATCATGGAGGAAATATCAAGATTTCAGAGCAGGGGGGCGAAGGAGAAGCCCCTATCGAGCGAGGGGAAAAACCTCATTCCTTCCCTGGAGGAGAAGGAAATCATTACCCCGGCGATTGCGGAGCTGTATCTGTCTCAGGGATTTCGGGAAAAAGCCATTGAAATTTACCAAAAGTTGCTGACCGGGCAGCCGGACCGCGAGGAATGGAGAGAGCGTATCCGTTCCATTCAGGGAGAAACCGGAACACAAGCCCCATTGCAGAAAGCTGAAAATCCCCAGGAAAGGAACGGGAGGATCGTACAGCAGCTTGAAACCTGGCTGAAAAATATCGAAGAATTCACTACCAACTGA
- the dksA gene encoding RNA polymerase-binding protein DksA: MISAEDLATIKKELLKERTRILTAGDKTIENGLQQNPEDLPDFADQSSFESDRNFMLRMRDRERKLLVKIDHALERIEDGTFGICDNCGEEIGLKRLVARPFVTLCVHCKELQEKQEKFL; this comes from the coding sequence ATGATCAGTGCAGAGGATCTGGCGACTATCAAAAAAGAGTTACTGAAGGAACGGACTCGAATCCTTACCGCCGGAGATAAAACCATTGAAAATGGTTTACAGCAGAATCCTGAAGATTTGCCGGATTTTGCCGATCAATCTTCATTTGAATCGGACAGGAATTTTATGCTGAGGATGAGAGACAGGGAGAGAAAGCTCCTGGTTAAAATCGACCATGCTCTGGAGCGCATTGAAGATGGAACATTCGGAATCTGTGACAACTGCGGAGAAGAGATAGGATTAAAACGTCTCGTAGCCCGGCCGTTCGTCACCTTGTGTGTACACTGTAAGGAGCTCCAGGAAAAGCAGGAAAAATTTCTCTGA
- a CDS encoding proton-conducting transporter membrane subunit, with protein sequence MIVYHLISILVIPLVGIGALSILGKWHSDRYGGIITTATCGLVLVLASLIYPYINTAQTFKYQMDIGLPIPFSLYLDAMGYLMVIVVSFLWLMASWYSIEYMKKEHDQRRFHIFSLFSLFGMLGMVTTGNLLSLYIFFEVMSILSYFLVIHEESPRAMRAGAQYLFMGIIGGLILLAAIIMTYLEAGSLDMSGTGLFLLHESPHFVWIFWAYIFGFAVKAGMFPVHVWLPEAHPIAPTPASVLLSAVMIKAGAYGIIRTIYAVYGSFLVMDHYFNQIILFAAVVTMILGSVAALAQTELKRLLAYSSIAQIGYVILGATLLSKEGLMGSVLHIFNHALMKGVLFMGAGAIAYQTGLKNIKDLKGISRKMPLTMLTFTIAVCSIIGFPPFVGFISKWFLALGALSSAQGKVISSTSSLIIIGSLILSSILNAIYFGPLVINGWFGHDGDNPHGHALPVSSKISDPGWNMLLPMMILTSGIVLFAIFPGFPLSLARRVAGSYLKIW encoded by the coding sequence ATGATTGTATACCACCTTATTTCCATTCTTGTAATACCCCTTGTAGGCATAGGTGCCTTAAGTATCCTCGGCAAATGGCATTCAGACCGCTACGGAGGCATTATTACCACCGCTACCTGCGGTTTGGTGCTGGTTCTTGCCTCACTGATCTACCCGTATATCAATACGGCCCAGACCTTTAAATACCAGATGGATATCGGCTTGCCAATCCCCTTTTCCCTGTATCTCGATGCCATGGGTTACCTCATGGTTATCGTCGTTTCATTCCTGTGGCTTATGGCCTCGTGGTACTCGATTGAATACATGAAGAAAGAGCACGATCAGCGTCGCTTTCATATCTTTTCACTTTTTTCCCTGTTCGGCATGCTGGGGATGGTGACGACCGGAAATCTCCTCAGCCTGTATATTTTCTTTGAAGTCATGAGCATTCTGTCATATTTCCTGGTCATTCATGAGGAAAGTCCACGGGCCATGCGGGCTGGTGCTCAGTATCTTTTTATGGGAATAATCGGCGGCCTGATTCTCCTGGCGGCAATTATCATGACCTATCTTGAGGCAGGCAGCCTGGATATGTCGGGAACTGGGCTTTTCCTGCTTCACGAAAGCCCGCATTTTGTCTGGATATTCTGGGCTTATATCTTTGGATTTGCGGTCAAGGCGGGCATGTTTCCCGTTCATGTCTGGCTGCCCGAAGCCCACCCGATAGCCCCGACCCCGGCCAGCGTTCTGCTGTCGGCAGTGATGATCAAGGCCGGAGCTTACGGAATTATCAGGACTATCTATGCTGTGTACGGTTCATTCCTGGTTATGGACCACTACTTTAACCAGATCATCCTGTTCGCGGCAGTCGTGACCATGATTCTGGGATCAGTTGCAGCCCTGGCCCAGACTGAATTAAAAAGGCTGCTGGCCTATTCTTCCATCGCCCAGATCGGCTACGTGATTCTGGGGGCCACGCTCCTGTCAAAGGAGGGCCTGATGGGCAGCGTTCTCCATATCTTCAACCATGCTCTGATGAAAGGTGTACTCTTTATGGGTGCCGGAGCCATCGCCTATCAGACCGGTCTGAAAAATATCAAGGACCTGAAAGGAATCAGCCGGAAGATGCCCCTGACCATGCTGACTTTTACCATCGCTGTCTGCTCGATCATCGGTTTTCCACCCTTTGTCGGCTTTATCAGCAAGTGGTTTCTCGCTCTCGGTGCTCTCAGCTCAGCGCAGGGGAAGGTTATCAGCTCCACAAGCTCACTCATCATTATCGGCAGCCTTATCTTGAGCAGCATCCTCAATGCGATCTACTTCGGCCCCCTGGTCATCAATGGCTGGTTCGGGCATGATGGAGACAATCCCCACGGCCATGCGCTGCCGGTATCTTCAAAAATCAGCGATCCCGGATGGAACATGCTGCTGCCCATGATGATCTTGACCAGCGGAATCGTCCTTTTTGCCATATTTCCTGGATTCCCCCTGAGCCTGGCAAGGCGGGTGGCGGGATCTTACCTGAAAATCTGGTGA
- a CDS encoding UPF0158 family protein, protein MRKVCIELADLIEAFENEAEGIFYYLDLLSGEIVKVSEDYCADETISQIDYNDPDRFLKIDPLSSDELHKVREDFLESVEDERIRDKLEVALMHRGPIRKFSEVIENYPEYHQKWNQFQKQQMKAYAQKWASTLDLAVEFI, encoded by the coding sequence ATGAGAAAGGTATGCATTGAGCTTGCTGATTTGATCGAAGCCTTTGAAAATGAGGCTGAAGGCATTTTTTATTATCTGGATTTATTGAGTGGCGAGATTGTTAAAGTCTCCGAAGACTATTGTGCTGACGAGACGATCTCACAGATTGATTATAATGATCCTGACCGTTTTTTAAAAATTGATCCTCTGTCATCGGATGAGCTGCACAAGGTACGGGAAGATTTTCTGGAATCAGTTGAAGATGAACGTATTCGGGACAAACTGGAGGTCGCCCTCATGCACAGGGGACCAATCAGGAAGTTTTCCGAGGTTATCGAGAATTATCCGGAGTACCACCAAAAGTGGAATCAGTTTCAAAAACAGCAGATGAAAGCTTACGCTCAGAAATGGGCAAGCACTCTCGATTTAGCTGTTGAGTTTATCTGA
- a CDS encoding ATP-binding protein: protein MINFQGIFVADSSQFIQRIITPLDFQKIQMTIDIAESEDICLSKLESHLCDIVIIYHHPPAIDILRLVRAVVSKNFPAEMLVIAPPGNEKVLNQAIMEGAFSYYVDDLESPAVVLQLVSRMIQFLSSQERRARQARRGETRAAEAPLPAEKEQPPLVYEEKLKILDRLTSFIAHELKNPFTTINNALYFLQKKIPDQADPVFPKYIHIVENEIASSNRFLSTLLSVTRKIQTNPVPSQVNEILTETVHHIPISQKIKVNFQLDPLIPVSMIDPEQMQIAFSQVIRNSIQAMPEGGELTIQTAYAKKTLEVRIIDQGTGIDPKYLPHITEAFFTTKTRNIGLGLTIAQRIIEAHNGHILFDSMPGQGTRCTMVLPHS, encoded by the coding sequence ATGATAAATTTTCAGGGAATTTTCGTTGCCGATTCTAGCCAGTTTATTCAAAGGATCATTACTCCTCTGGACTTTCAGAAGATTCAAATGACAATTGACATAGCTGAATCGGAAGATATCTGTCTCAGTAAATTGGAGTCTCACCTCTGTGATATTGTTATTATCTATCATCATCCTCCGGCTATTGACATCCTTCGCCTGGTTCGGGCTGTGGTTTCAAAAAACTTCCCTGCTGAGATGCTGGTCATCGCCCCTCCGGGCAACGAGAAGGTTCTTAACCAGGCCATCATGGAAGGAGCATTCTCCTATTATGTTGACGACCTGGAATCCCCGGCAGTCGTTCTTCAGCTTGTCAGCCGGATGATTCAATTCCTCTCATCTCAGGAGAGAAGAGCCAGGCAGGCCAGACGAGGTGAGACAAGAGCGGCGGAGGCGCCCCTCCCCGCTGAAAAAGAGCAACCTCCCCTCGTTTACGAGGAGAAACTTAAGATTCTGGATCGGCTTACTTCTTTTATCGCCCATGAGTTGAAAAACCCTTTTACCACGATCAACAATGCGCTGTATTTCCTCCAGAAAAAGATACCTGATCAGGCTGATCCTGTTTTCCCCAAGTATATTCACATCGTCGAAAATGAAATCGCCAGCTCGAACAGGTTTCTCTCAACTCTCCTGTCTGTTACCAGGAAGATACAGACCAATCCGGTGCCCTCGCAGGTGAATGAAATTTTAACGGAAACCGTTCATCATATCCCAATCTCTCAAAAGATTAAAGTCAATTTTCAATTGGATCCGCTTATCCCGGTCAGCATGATCGATCCTGAACAGATGCAGATTGCCTTTTCCCAGGTCATCCGAAACTCAATTCAGGCCATGCCTGAAGGGGGAGAGCTCACCATCCAGACCGCGTATGCCAAAAAAACCCTGGAGGTCAGGATCATCGATCAGGGAACAGGGATTGACCCGAAGTATCTACCCCATATCACTGAGGCTTTTTTTACTACCAAAACCCGAAATATTGGATTGGGTCTTACAATTGCCCAACGGATAATTGAAGCCCATAATGGCCATATTCTCTTTGACAGTATGCCGGGACAGGGAACAAGATGTACCATGGTGCTGCCGCATTCATAA
- a CDS encoding zinc ribbon domain-containing protein, translated as MPIYEYQCLDCHQDFEKLVTFGHKEAVACPHCHGYHVDKQLSTFGAKISRGKNSLAEGKFSSSAGCGSCTSKNCSTCR; from the coding sequence ATGCCGATCTATGAATACCAGTGTCTGGATTGTCACCAGGACTTTGAAAAGCTCGTCACGTTCGGCCACAAGGAGGCGGTTGCCTGTCCCCATTGTCATGGGTATCATGTGGACAAACAACTGTCAACCTTTGGCGCGAAAATTTCCAGGGGAAAGAATTCCCTTGCCGAGGGGAAATTTTCTTCCTCGGCTGGTTGCGGCTCCTGCACCAGCAAAAATTGCAGTACCTGCAGATAG
- the accB gene encoding acetyl-CoA carboxylase biotin carboxyl carrier protein, producing MDIQKIEKVLSLIEKTGFIEVEVEEAGLRIKARKGISSPLVPKTEMKPEVQTKMACKSIVTENDNCFITRSPLVGTFYRAPSPNAPPFIEVGDVVKKGQVLCIVEAMKLMNEVEAEAEGKVVSIFVENAQPVEYGEPLFLIEKS from the coding sequence ATGGACATTCAAAAAATTGAAAAAGTATTAAGTCTCATTGAAAAAACCGGTTTTATAGAGGTCGAAGTAGAGGAGGCCGGTCTTCGGATTAAAGCCAGAAAAGGAATTTCATCACCTTTGGTTCCGAAGACGGAAATGAAACCGGAAGTTCAAACCAAGATGGCCTGCAAAAGCATCGTCACGGAAAATGATAATTGTTTCATTACCCGATCTCCGCTGGTTGGAACCTTTTACCGGGCCCCGTCGCCTAACGCTCCCCCTTTTATCGAGGTGGGAGATGTGGTTAAAAAAGGGCAGGTCTTATGTATCGTTGAGGCCATGAAGCTGATGAATGAGGTTGAAGCCGAGGCAGAAGGGAAGGTTGTTTCCATATTTGTTGAAAATGCCCAACCGGTTGAATACGGAGAGCCGCTCTTTCTGATTGAAAAGAGCTGA
- a CDS encoding AbrB/MazE/SpoVT family DNA-binding domain-containing protein, producing MFKMLTKTSITKKGQVTIPKNIREFLGVKAKSQVEFKIEKGKVTIQPATSLEANFGKVRPQKKPEDFSKIRKSFEKTVAEEAARED from the coding sequence ATGTTTAAAATGTTGACCAAAACTTCAATAACCAAAAAAGGACAGGTAACCATCCCTAAAAATATAAGGGAATTTTTGGGAGTAAAGGCTAAGAGCCAAGTAGAATTTAAGATCGAGAAAGGGAAAGTGACTATTCAGCCCGCTACTTCCTTAGAGGCAAATTTTGGCAAAGTAAGACCCCAAAAAAAACCTGAAGATTTTTCCAAGATAAGGAAATCTTTTGAAAAAACAGTGGCTGAGGAAGCAGCGAGAGAAGATTAA
- a CDS encoding transposase has product MDWQTLLVTVFVYIGEQYKTRLWPFCQRMSNNHDPKFSDEELLTIFLYGVMKKRFELKDIYNYASSHLREWFPHLPSYVAFVQRLNRFDSLFPMLIELILNDFSGSDLIQQIRLIDSMPIILANAKRSAKAKVANQLANKGYCASKGIYYYGVKVHILGLKRQGTLPLPEYIGLTSASEHDLIVFGLISHLVREGEVYADKAYIDEMVIRMRKPFKLMLVLALTYAFVSCSFFAGFAFADKSQNRNSLAEKALLVTEAAQDPDFPYSMSLLSPLEWMTKRMEEMRSKRQEAVNK; this is encoded by the coding sequence ATGGACTGGCAAACCCTATTAGTCACTGTTTTTGTATATATCGGTGAACAGTATAAAACCCGGCTTTGGCCTTTTTGCCAAAGGATGAGTAACAACCATGATCCTAAATTTAGCGATGAAGAACTGCTCACCATTTTTCTCTATGGTGTTATGAAAAAGCGTTTTGAGCTTAAAGACATCTACAACTATGCCAGCAGCCATTTGCGGGAATGGTTTCCCCATTTGCCTTCCTATGTGGCCTTTGTCCAACGTCTTAATCGGTTTGACAGCTTATTTCCCATGCTCATTGAACTCATTCTCAATGACTTTTCCGGATCTGACCTCATCCAACAGATTCGACTCATCGACTCTATGCCCATAATCTTAGCTAATGCCAAAAGAAGTGCCAAGGCTAAGGTTGCTAACCAACTGGCCAATAAAGGATATTGTGCTTCTAAGGGTATCTACTATTACGGCGTCAAAGTCCATATCTTGGGCCTCAAGCGACAAGGAACCCTTCCTCTGCCTGAATATATCGGCCTCACTTCAGCGAGTGAGCATGACCTGATTGTTTTCGGTCTCATTTCACACCTGGTAAGAGAGGGAGAAGTCTATGCAGACAAAGCCTACATCGACGAAATGGTGATAAGAATGAGAAAGCCATTTAAATTGATGTTAGTCCTTGCTTTGACTTATGCTTTTGTAAGCTGCTCATTCTTTGCCGGGTTTGCTTTTGCTGATAAAAGCCAAAATCGTAATTCCTTGGCAGAAAAGGCTCTTTTAGTGACAGAGGCAGCACAAGACCCCGATTTCCCTTATTCAATGAGTTTGCTTTCGCCTTTAGAGTGGATGACCAAGAGAATGGAAGAGATGAGGAGTAAAAGACAGGAGGCAGTAAATAAGTAA
- a CDS encoding aminopeptidase P family protein produces MIDYVSKYRKVIAQFAEKNIDALLLSNPSNLRYLSGLLMSDAEFVLTPGQSALFVDSRYLLEAQERELPFPVEVIQFKDKYQTIADWLSSHNLHRIGIESDFVSYHNFFTWQEKISGQLIPCRGMVENARIRKDEAEVQLILQAIDIVAKVIEKIPDLFSNFLQITERDVSLEIEYLMKRGGAERTAFDIIVASGERAAMPHAAPVDRKLRPQEVVLIDLGAAFEGYHSDVTRTFWLGEESKEAKELFHILKSAQQAAIDHVRPGVSARDVDAAARQVIDQAGYGQFFGHGTGHGVGIEVHELPRIAPPSETVLEEGMVFTVEPGIYLPGRLGLRLEDMVLVTPQGCQILSSAIAREMVVVGS; encoded by the coding sequence ATGATTGACTATGTATCGAAATATCGGAAAGTCATAGCTCAGTTTGCAGAAAAGAACATTGATGCTCTTCTGCTCAGCAATCCCAGTAACCTGAGATACCTGAGCGGTCTCCTCATGAGTGATGCGGAATTTGTTCTGACTCCCGGACAAAGCGCTTTGTTTGTCGATTCCCGCTATCTCCTGGAGGCTCAGGAGAGGGAACTTCCCTTTCCGGTCGAGGTAATCCAGTTCAAAGATAAATATCAAACCATTGCCGACTGGCTCAGCAGCCACAACCTGCACCGGATCGGTATCGAATCTGATTTCGTTTCTTACCATAATTTTTTTACCTGGCAGGAGAAGATTTCCGGTCAGCTCATCCCCTGCCGGGGCATGGTTGAAAATGCCAGGATACGCAAGGACGAGGCTGAAGTTCAGCTCATTCTGCAGGCGATCGATATTGTGGCCAAAGTTATCGAAAAGATACCGGACCTGTTCAGCAACTTTTTGCAAATTACCGAAAGAGATGTTAGTCTGGAAATCGAGTATTTAATGAAACGAGGTGGAGCGGAGCGGACCGCTTTTGACATTATCGTCGCTTCAGGAGAGCGGGCAGCCATGCCGCATGCCGCACCTGTTGACCGGAAGCTGCGGCCTCAGGAGGTGGTGCTCATCGACCTGGGAGCCGCCTTTGAAGGCTACCATTCCGATGTAACCCGCACCTTCTGGCTGGGAGAGGAATCAAAAGAGGCAAAAGAGCTGTTCCACATTTTGAAGTCAGCTCAACAGGCGGCCATTGATCATGTCCGGCCCGGAGTATCGGCCAGGGACGTCGATGCCGCAGCCCGCCAGGTCATTGACCAGGCAGGGTATGGTCAGTTCTTCGGACACGGCACTGGCCACGGCGTCGGAATCGAAGTTCATGAACTTCCCCGGATCGCTCCTCCCAGTGAGACCGTGCTGGAGGAGGGCATGGTTTTTACCGTAGAGCCGGGAATATACTTGCCCGGACGGCTGGGACTGCGGCTGGAAGACATGGTCCTGGTGACTCCGCAGGGCTGTCAGATTCTCAGCTCGGCCATTGCAAGAGAAATGGTAGTAGTCGGCAGTTAG